The Bradyrhizobium sp. CCBAU 051011 DNA segment GCCGCCACCGCGCCGGACCGCGTCTTCATGGCGGAGCGCAACGCCGCACGCGGCTGGCGGCAGATCACCTATGCCGAGCTGCTTGCGTCGTCGCGGCACATTGCGTCGGCGCTGTTGGCACGTGGCCTTTCCGCCGAGCGGCCGGTCGTCATCCTGTCCGGCAATTCGATCGATCATGTGCTGGTCGCGTTCGGCGCGCTCTATGCCGGCATTCCCTTCTGCCCGGTATCACCGGCCTATTCGCTGGTGTCGCGGGATTACGGCAAGCTCGGCTATCTGATGAAGCTGCTGACGCCCGGCCTCGTCTTCGCCGACGACGCCACGAAATTCGCCGATGCGCTCACAGCCAACGTCTCGCTCGGCACCGAGATCGCGGCGTCGCGCGGCACTGTCGCGGGACGTGAAATAACTGGTCTTGCGGACCTGATGGCAGCGCCTTTGCATCCGCGCCTCGACGCGGTGCACGAGGCCATCGGCCCGGATACGATCACCAAATTCCTGCTGACGTCGGGCTCGACCGGCAATCCAAAAGCCGTCATCAACACCCAGCGCATGATCTGCGCCAATCAGGTGATGCTGCGCGAGACGCTGGCGTTCCTGAAGGACGAGCCGCCGGTCATCGTCGACTGGCTGCCATGGAATCACACCTTCGGCGGCAATCACAATATCGGGCTGACGCTGTACAATGGCGGCTCGATGTATCTCGACGAGGGCAAGCCGATGCCCGGCGGCATCGAGGAGACCGTGCGCAATCTCCAGGAGATTTCGCCGACGGTCTATTTCAACGTGCCCAAGGGCTATGAATCGCTATTGCCCTATCTGCGCGACGATTCAGCCTTGCGCAAAAAATTCTTTGCCCGCCTCCATGCGATGTTCTTCTCGGGCGCCGCGCTGTCGGCCTTCGTCTGGAACAGCCTCGACGAATTGTCGGTTCGGGAAACCGGCTATCGCGTGCCGATGCTGACGGGGCTTGGCGCCACCGAAACCGCGCCGTTCTTCATGTCGGTCAATCCGCACACTAGCCGCTCCGGCCATGTCGGGCTGCCGGTTCTCGGCAATGACGCGAAGCTGGTGCCCAACAATGGCAAGCTGGAAGTTCGCGCCAAGGGGCCGAACGTGATGCCGGGCTATTGGCGCCAGCCGGACATGACGGCGAAGTGTTTCGACGAGGAAGGCTTCTACAAGATGGGCGACGCGCTCAAGCCGGCCGTTGCAGATAATTTCGACGCTGGCTTCGATTTCGACGGCCGCATCGGCGAGGACTTCAAGCTCGCCAGCGGCACCTGGGTCAGCGTCGGTCCGTTACGGGCGCGCTTCGTTGCGGCCTGCGCGCCGCTGGTGCGCGACGTCGTCATTGCCGGCATCAACCGCGACGAAATCTCGGCGCTGGTGGTGCTCGATCTCGATGGCTGCCGCCTGATCAATCCGACGCTGCCGCAGGACGATCTGGCCGCCGCGGCGTCCGACCCGCTGATCGTGGCCGCCTTCCGTGAACGCTTCCAGCAATTGATAGCTGGCGCGACGGGCTCATCGACCCGGATCACGCGCGCGGTGCTGCTCGATACGCCGCTGTCGATCGACCGCGGCGAGGTCACCGACAAGGGCTCGATCAACCAGCGCGCGGTTCTGGAAAACCGCAGCGCGCTGATCGAGGAGATCTATTCGCCCGCGCCGTCGGCGCAGGTCATTACGCTGTTACCGAAATCGTAACTGAGTTTGTCAGGGAGAGCACCATGCAGTTGAACAATCAGGCCGCCATCGTTACCGGCGGCGCATCGGGATTGGGCGCGGCGACTGCGCGCCGCCTCGCGGCGCAGGGCGCCAAGGTCGCGATCTGCGATCTCAACGCCAAGCTTGCTGAGGATGTCGCCGCCGAGATCGGCGGCGTCGCCGTGATCTGCGACGTCTCCGACGCCGCCTCCGCGGAGGCTGCAATCGCCAAGGCTGCGGCGGCCCACGGTCCCGCGCGTGTGCTGGTGAACTGCGCCGGCATCGGCGTCGCCAAGCGCGTGATCGGCAAGGACGGCCCGATGGCGCTCGGTGATTTCGACAAGGTGATCAAGGTCAATCTGATCGGCTCCTTCAACATGCTGCGGCTGGCGACGGCTCCGATGTCGAAGCTGGAGCCGCTTGCGACCGGCGAGCGTGGCGTGGTGATTTCCACCGCGTCGGTCGCGGCCTATGACGGCCAGATCGGCCAGTCGGCCTATTCGGCTTCCAAGGGCGGCATCGTCGCCATGACGCTGCCGATCGCGCGCGAGCTGGCGCAGTTCGGTATTCGCGTGCTGACGATCGCGCCGGGCCTGTTCCTCACGCCGCTGCTCGCCAATCTGCCGCAGGAGGCTCAGGACTCGCTCGCGGC contains these protein-coding regions:
- a CDS encoding feruloyl-CoA synthase; the protein is MSATPSMSASTGSAARADHPLRPISFGTPAVHVERRDDGTIYLRPKAQLTDYPVRITDRLHHWAATAPDRVFMAERNAARGWRQITYAELLASSRHIASALLARGLSAERPVVILSGNSIDHVLVAFGALYAGIPFCPVSPAYSLVSRDYGKLGYLMKLLTPGLVFADDATKFADALTANVSLGTEIAASRGTVAGREITGLADLMAAPLHPRLDAVHEAIGPDTITKFLLTSGSTGNPKAVINTQRMICANQVMLRETLAFLKDEPPVIVDWLPWNHTFGGNHNIGLTLYNGGSMYLDEGKPMPGGIEETVRNLQEISPTVYFNVPKGYESLLPYLRDDSALRKKFFARLHAMFFSGAALSAFVWNSLDELSVRETGYRVPMLTGLGATETAPFFMSVNPHTSRSGHVGLPVLGNDAKLVPNNGKLEVRAKGPNVMPGYWRQPDMTAKCFDEEGFYKMGDALKPAVADNFDAGFDFDGRIGEDFKLASGTWVSVGPLRARFVAACAPLVRDVVIAGINRDEISALVVLDLDGCRLINPTLPQDDLAAAASDPLIVAAFRERFQQLIAGATGSSTRITRAVLLDTPLSIDRGEVTDKGSINQRAVLENRSALIEEIYSPAPSAQVITLLPKS
- a CDS encoding SDR family NAD(P)-dependent oxidoreductase: MQLNNQAAIVTGGASGLGAATARRLAAQGAKVAICDLNAKLAEDVAAEIGGVAVICDVSDAASAEAAIAKAAAAHGPARVLVNCAGIGVAKRVIGKDGPMALGDFDKVIKVNLIGSFNMLRLATAPMSKLEPLATGERGVVISTASVAAYDGQIGQSAYSASKGGIVAMTLPIARELAQFGIRVLTIAPGLFLTPLLANLPQEAQDSLAASIPFPRRLGQADEFASLALHMIDNPYLNGEVVRLDAALRMAPR